One region of Streptococcus parasanguinis genomic DNA includes:
- the ccrZ gene encoding cell cycle regulator CcrZ, producing the protein MDSNEKELSLTPIPGKSGKAYMGTYPDGGRVFVKMNTTPILAGLAKEQIAPQLLWSRRLPDGNVMSAQEWLNGEILTPNGMSKKQVVNILTRLHRSRPLMTQLKKLGYPVESPLELLNSWSNRLPIALRQNHYIQSVVKNLRKTVPAFREDYATIVHGDVRHSNWIETESGLIYLVDWDSVRLTDRMLDVAHILSHYIPDSNWRDWLGYYGYKYNQKVFDKLYWFGQYSFLCQIAKYYENNDLENVNREIYALRNFRLKYGKEI; encoded by the coding sequence ATGGACTCGAATGAAAAAGAGCTAAGCCTCACCCCAATTCCTGGGAAGAGTGGGAAGGCCTACATGGGGACCTACCCAGATGGTGGGCGCGTTTTTGTAAAAATGAATACGACCCCAATCCTTGCGGGTCTAGCAAAAGAACAGATTGCTCCTCAATTATTATGGAGTCGACGATTGCCAGATGGAAATGTGATGAGTGCCCAAGAATGGTTGAATGGGGAAATTCTCACGCCAAATGGGATGTCAAAAAAACAAGTGGTCAATATTTTAACGAGATTGCACCGTTCTAGACCTTTGATGACCCAATTGAAAAAACTTGGCTATCCTGTAGAATCTCCATTAGAATTGCTCAATTCTTGGAGCAACCGGTTGCCAATTGCCCTACGTCAGAACCACTATATCCAATCAGTCGTAAAGAATTTACGTAAGACAGTGCCTGCCTTTCGGGAGGATTATGCGACGATCGTCCACGGGGATGTCCGTCATAGTAACTGGATTGAGACAGAGAGCGGCTTGATTTATCTAGTCGATTGGGACTCTGTTCGTTTGACAGACCGGATGTTGGATGTGGCGCATATCTTGAGTCACTATATCCCAGATTCTAATTGGCGCGATTGGTTAGGCTATTATGGCTACAAGTACAATCAAAAAGTATTTGATAAACTCTATTGGTTTGGTCAATACTCTTTCTTGTGCCAAATTGCTAAATACTATGAAAATAATGATTTAGAAAATGTCAATCGCGAGATCTATGCTCTGCGCAATTTCCGGTTGAAATATGGAAAGGAAATATGA
- a CDS encoding ABC transporter permease, producing the protein MKELMKKRQETFRTQCVKYSRYVLNDHFVLFMLIFIGFLAVQYSQFLQDLPKDTSLIRWSLMIGLLLLVPIGSIATYLEKPDALFLLVKEEEVKRYIKGQAKKSFVFWFLIQSFVLLLFVPLLLATGLDKLAIVAYILVLGVAKRAVFSWKEARFYQDGNLNWTLAIARENARKQLILRFFALFTTVKGITNSVKRRAYLDGFLGLLPKTHGNTWLHLYMRSFLRNGDLFSMTLRLLALSILAIIFIPQPLVVIALVALLNYLVIFQLLGLYSAFDYQPLTLLFPMKKGSKKAGLNKTIQLVMGMITVIEGGIGLVFISDKVLLLGLLAYTVALILLYLPFKMARLVDESR; encoded by the coding sequence ATGAAAGAGTTGATGAAAAAACGGCAAGAAACGTTTCGAACTCAATGTGTAAAATATAGCCGCTATGTTCTCAATGATCATTTCGTCCTCTTTATGCTGATTTTCATAGGATTTCTGGCGGTTCAATACAGCCAATTCTTACAAGATCTCCCCAAAGATACAAGCCTGATCCGCTGGAGTCTCATGATTGGTTTGCTCCTCTTGGTTCCGATAGGCTCTATTGCGACCTACTTAGAGAAGCCCGATGCTTTATTCCTTTTGGTAAAGGAAGAGGAAGTGAAACGTTATATCAAAGGGCAGGCCAAGAAGTCTTTTGTGTTTTGGTTTTTGATTCAAAGTTTTGTCCTTCTATTATTTGTGCCTCTTCTTCTGGCAACAGGGCTGGATAAACTTGCTATTGTAGCTTATATCCTTGTCTTAGGGGTGGCTAAAAGGGCTGTTTTTAGCTGGAAGGAAGCGCGTTTCTACCAAGATGGAAATTTGAATTGGACCTTGGCCATTGCTCGTGAGAATGCAAGGAAACAATTGATTCTTCGCTTCTTTGCCTTGTTTACAACGGTGAAAGGTATTACCAACAGTGTCAAAAGAAGAGCGTACTTGGATGGTTTCTTAGGGCTTCTTCCTAAAACACATGGCAATACGTGGCTTCACTTATATATGCGCTCCTTCCTACGGAATGGAGATCTTTTCTCTATGACTCTCCGACTCTTGGCTCTTTCCATTCTCGCTATCATCTTTATTCCTCAACCTCTCGTAGTGATTGCCCTTGTAGCCTTGCTCAATTACTTGGTTATTTTTCAATTACTGGGACTTTACAGTGCTTTTGATTACCAACCCTTGACCCTCCTTTTCCCGATGAAAAAGGGCAGTAAAAAGGCAGGGTTGAACAAAACGATTCAGCTGGTCATGGGGATGATAACGGTGATAGAAGGGGGAATTGGCCTGGTCTTTATTTCAGATAAAGTCCTGTTGTTAGGCTTACTGGCTTATACAGTTGCTTTAATCCTACTCTATCTTCCATTTAAGATGGCGCGCTTGGTTGACGAAAGTCGTTAA
- the trmB gene encoding tRNA (guanosine(46)-N7)-methyltransferase TrmB, with translation MRVRNRKGATELLEANPQYVVLNPEDAKGKWHEIFGNDHPIHIEVGSGKGAFITGMARANPEINYIGIDIQKSVLSYALDKVLEADVPNIKLLWVDGDSLTNYFEDGEIDRLYLNFSDPWPKKRHEKRRLTYKTFLDTFKQILPEHGEIHFKTDNRGLFEYSLVSFSQYGMTLKGVWLDLHASDFEGNIMTEYEKKFSSKGQVIYRVEAQF, from the coding sequence ATGAGAGTTAGAAATCGCAAGGGAGCGACTGAATTATTAGAAGCGAATCCGCAATATGTGGTCCTAAATCCAGAAGATGCCAAGGGAAAGTGGCATGAAATTTTTGGGAATGACCATCCTATTCATATCGAAGTGGGTAGCGGAAAAGGGGCCTTTATTACTGGGATGGCCAGGGCCAATCCAGAGATCAACTACATCGGAATTGATATTCAAAAATCGGTCTTGAGTTATGCTTTAGATAAGGTCTTAGAAGCTGATGTTCCTAACATTAAATTGCTTTGGGTAGATGGAGATAGCTTGACCAACTATTTTGAAGATGGAGAAATCGATCGACTCTATCTGAATTTTTCAGATCCTTGGCCTAAGAAACGTCATGAGAAGCGTCGCTTGACTTACAAGACTTTCTTGGATACCTTCAAGCAAATTCTTCCAGAACATGGGGAGATTCACTTTAAAACAGACAACCGAGGTTTGTTTGAATACAGTTTGGTGAGCTTTTCACAGTATGGTATGACTTTGAAGGGAGTCTGGCTAGACCTTCATGCTAGTGATTTTGAGGGCAATATCATGACGGAATATGAGAAAAAGTTCTCAAGTAAAGGACAGGTCATTTACCGTGTAGAAGCACAGTTTTAG